The genomic region CCGGCGGCTCCCGGAGGAGGCGGCGGCGGAGGCGGCCTGCAGGGGCGAACGCTGAACACCCCCGGCGGCGGCCCGGCCGGCGCCCGCATCCCGGTGCGCCCGGTGGGCGGCGCGCCGCTGCAGAGCGGGGCGGTGGTGGACACCTTCATGGAGGGGCCCAACAACTTCGCCATCGAGCGCTACCTGCTCAACGGGGCCGACCCCAACGCCACCTACACGGTGAACCTGATCATCTCGCTCTTCGTGACCGACTGCTCGGGCCAGGCGATCACCCAGCCGGCGCCGGTGAAGCTCACCACCAACGCGCAGGGGAACGGGCAGGCGATGATCCGCGTCCCGCCCGAGTTCATCCCGGCCATCGCCAAGGGGCAGACCAACAGCATCCGCTGGGAGTTCGTGAAGGACGGCGTGGTGCGCTACGACACGGAATGCGTGGCGATCTACGAGGACCTGGACGACAGCCACGGCCGGGACGGGTGAGCCGGAGCGGCAGGAGCGCAATCCCGGAGAAGTCCGGGCGTCGGTGCGGGGATATGATGTAGCCTGGATGCCGGCCGGAAGCCGCGGCTTCCGGAACCGGCGTCGGAGTCCGACACGTGACCTCAGCAAAGGAGGACGTCATGGCCCAGGAGATGAGCGCCGGCGTGACCAGGGTCCGGTTCCCCCCGGAAAGGGCGGACGACGTGATCCGCGACCTCAAGGGGAGGATCGCCGACGAGCACAAGAAGCTGAAGAACCAGGGGCTCCGGGACGCCTTCTTCCTGGTGAACCGCGAGGCGGGCGAGGCCATCGGCGTCGCCATCTGGAGCGACAAGAAGCGCATGAAGGAGGTGGAGGGGAAGACCACCCGGGAGGATCCCGCGGCGACCCGCGACCCGAACCGCGCGCCGACCGACTTCTCCAAGGTGCGCGCGAAGGCGGTGCAGGAAGAGGGCGCCACCATGGAGAGCTCGGACTGGTACGAGGTGGTCGCCTCGGTCTGACCCGGGGAGCCCCCTCCGACGAAACGAGGCCCCGCCGCGGAGACGCGGCGGGGCCTCGTGCGTCCGGCGCCGCGTCACAGCATCGACGTGCGGCGGTCCAGGCGGGTGCTGTGCCATGCGAACACCGGGAACGCCATGACGCCAACCAGCACGACGTCGACCAGCCACCGCAGCCCGGCGCGTCCCAGGAGCGAAAGGTCCCACCCCACCAGGGCCATCCCCATCAGGGTGGCCGAGGGGATCAGGGCGAGCGAGACGAGGACTCCGGCGGTCAGGACGGAGCGGCCCGACGCGATCAGGATGGCGCCGGCCGCGCCGGCCAGCGCGCTCACCAGCACCCCCGCGGGGCTCACGCTGCTCCAGTAGGAGAGCAGCTCGCCCGCGGCGAGGTAGGTGCTCTCGCCGCTCACCGTCACGCCGAAGGCGAGGAGGAGGAGGCTCGCCGCCACGGCCCCGGCGACCAGCACGGCGTATCCCTGGACCGCGTGCAGCAGGGCGTGGCGCCACCTGGTGTTGCGCGTGACGATCCCGAACGAGACCCGGGTGATGGGCTCGAAGCCCGGGGCGACGATCATCGCTCCGACGACCAGGTGGAGGGTGTCGGTGGCGATCCCCGCGGCGGCGATCCCCCCGGCGATCCCCATGAGCAGGAGAGCGTTGGGCGTCATGTTGCTCTCCTTCGCCATCTCCGTCTCGATCTCCTCCCAGCTCTGGTCGCTGGGCTCGGTGCTCATCGTCGCCCGGACCGGCGGGGAGATCACGCTGGCGGGCTCGCTGGTGACGATCGAGCTGTCGTCGCCACTTCCGATGCGGCGCTCCTGCAGCAGGCGCAGCACCCGGTTCAGAGTCGGCGTCGAGACCACCGCGGTCACCGTGTCGCCCGGGGGGTGCAGCGAGATCCCGCGCTGCAGCTGCAGGCCGATCAGTCCATCCTGCTTCCGGAGCAGGGCGACGATCTCATCCGTCTGCTCGGGGGGGACCGTGACCTGGATGGTCTTCTGCATGCGTGCGCTTCGGTGTCGGGGAACGGACGGCGGGTATACGGGCCCTCGTCCGGGATGGAGGGCTGGCGCGTGACGCACACCGCCCCGCCTCCCGGTCCGCAAGACTCGTTCTGCCGCCGCACCGGCCTGGCGGCTTCCCTTGCCGGGTGAGGCGCTACCCCTCGGGCGGGGTGGCGTACCCGTCGAGGAAGATCTTCGCCACCAGCGCCTTGCGCCCCCGCACCCCTACCTTTTCGCAGGCGTGCTCCAGGTGGTCCTGCACCGTGTAGACGGACAGGCCGAGCCGGGCGGCGATCCGCTTCGTCGATTCCCCACGCACGACGAGCAGGAGCACCTCCCGCTCGCGCGGCGTGAGGCCGTACGCCTGCGACAGGAAGGGCGACGCGTCCCGCGGCGCGGCGGGCTCGATCACGACCACCCGCGCCGACTCCCCCGACGCGTCCGGCTCGGCCAGGGAGGCCCGGAGCACGTACCACCGCCCCGAGCGCCCCTGCGCGCGCAGCTCGGCCCCGAGCGGTCCCTCCGGGCGGGCGTGCGCGGCCGCGAGCCGGGTCAGCAGGCTGACCAGCGCGTACGGGTGCGCTTCGGTCCGCATCCCCACGTCCGCCAGGTCCGCGAGCTGCTCCGCCGCGGGCCCGCTCCGCAGCACGATCCGGCTCCTCGCGTCCAGCACGAGCACCCCGGGCGCGGCCACGTCCGCCGTGGCGGCGTCCCGGAGCGCGGCCTCGGTCGCTGCGGCGGCCTGCAGCCCCCGCGCGACGTGGGGCGCGATGGCCTGCATGAAGCGGGTCTCCGGCTCCGCGAAGGTGCGTGATCCGGCTTCCCGGAACATGCACCACGAGCCGTAGATCCCCCCCTCCACCGCCAGCACGGCGTGCAGCGCGTGCTCCAGCCCGTCGGCGCGGAGCACCTCCAGGAACGGGTCGGAGTTCTCGGTGGAGACGACGCCTCCCGAGCGGGCGAAGTCGATGAACTCGACGACCTCGTCCGGATACACCCTCGTCACGTAGCTCTGGACGAAGCTATCCGACAACCGCTCGCCCCACCCGTGGGTGAAGAGCCCGGTCTCGGGGTCCGTGGCCATCAGCGCGTACGCCTCGGAGGGGACGATGGCTGCGGCACGCATCCCCACCTCCTGCCGCAGCGTGAGCGAGTCCAGCCCCGCGTAGCAGGCGCGCCGGATGGAACGGAGCGTCTCGCGCTCGGCCCGCGTGGTCAGTCGAACGGCCTGTGTCATCACCCCCCCCTGAAATTCGGGATACTCCGGCACGCACCTCCGCCCCATCCTTCCGGGGAGCTCGCGGCCCATCCGGGCCGGCTCGGCACCCATCCACCACGAGGTAATGATGCCCGATTCGATCCGGCACGCAAGCTGTTTGTTCGCCACCCTGCTGCTCGCCGCCGGGTGCACCGGCGCCCCCGCCGTGCAGAGCGCCGAGAGCGCGGAGGTGCAGGCCGCCGCCCCCGCCCCGGGCGAGCCGACCCTGGCCGAGGTCCGCGCGGCCACGGAGCGCTTCCGCGACGTGAAGGTTGCCCTCGCCGAGGGCTACGTCCAGGACCCCAGCGGGATGTGCGTGACCGCCGAGATGGAGGGTCTCCCGGCCGAGGCGGGGGCGATGGGGATCCACTTCTTCCGTCCCGACCTGCTGGGGATCACGGCGCCCCCGAACCCGCGGGTCGCCGGGAACGGTACCCACACGGACTTCCGCAGGCCCGCGATCCTGATCTACGAGCCGCAGGCGGACGGCTCGATGGAGCTGGTGGCCGTGGAGAACCTCGTGTTCATCCGTTCGTGGGAGGAGACGGGGAACCGGGAGGCGCCCACCTTCCACGGGGTGGCGTTCGACCGCATGCAGGACGACCCGGCCACCGACTTCGACGAGGCGCACGGCTTCGAGCCCCACTACGACCGGCACGTCTGGATCTACCGGGAGAACCCGAACGGCGTGTTCTCGCCCATGAACCCGAGCGTCACCTGCAGGCACGCGCCGGCTCCGGCCGGGCACGCGGCGCACTGAGGAGCCGGGACGCCACCGGACGGCGCCCGGGGGCGCCGTCCTCCGCCCCGGGGGCACATGGTGTACGTCCTCGTCTACCACCGGATCGTGGACCCGGTCGCCTTCTGGAAGCTCCGCGAGCGCCCGGACCCGGGCCGCCCGGTTCACCTGCGGCTGGTGCAGGCGCTCCCGAGCCGGGACCACGGGGTCCTGGTCTGCCTCTGGGAGAGTGATTCGGCGGAGACGGTCCGCGCCTACACCGAGCGTGCCTGCGGCGCGTTCAGCCGGAACGAGTACCACGAGATCGATGGCGACGAGGCGCTCGGGTACGGCTTTCTGCTCCGCGGCACCGGGACGGGGTGGCTGGTCCCGCCCACGTCCGGACCGGCACGGGGCGGGAGCCCCGCCGGTCTTCCACACCCCACACAAGGAGGATGAAATGGCCGAAGAACAGAACCAGGAGATCGCGCGGCGCGCGTACCGGGCGGCCTCCGAAGGATTCCGGAGCGGAGACTTCAGCGGCCTGGACGAGGTCATCGCGCCCGACGTCCGCGACCACGACCCCGATCCCGGCCAGGGCGAGGGCCGGGAGGGGCTGAAGGCCTTCTTCGCCGAGCTCGCCCGCGCGTTCCCCGGCCTGGAGGTGGTCGTCGACGACCTGATCGCCGAGGGGGACAGGGTGGCCGCACGCGTGCGCTTCCGCGGCACCCACTCGGGCGACTTCCAGGGCATCGCGGCCAGCGGCCGCCCGGTGGAGATGCGGGTGGTCGACGTCCTCCGGATCCGGGACGGGAAGATCGTGGAGCGCTGGGGCGTCGGAGACCAGCTCGGGTTGATGCAGCAGCTCGGCGCGGTGCCGGCCTGAGCCCCGGAGGCACCGCTTTCCACGGAATCCCTTTGACACGGAGCCGACCATGAAGTGCAACACCCTGCTCGCAGTCCTCGTCGTCGCCGCCGCAGCCGCCGGCTGCACGCAGGACAACCCCGCCGGCGCGGAGCCGGTCCCCGGGAGCGGCGCGTTCCTGTCCCGGGAGCACCATTCCGCGGCCGTGAACCAGCAGCTGGCGGCGGTCCGGCAGGCGACGGTGCAGTTCCGCCACATGAGCGAGGCGGAGCTGCTCGCCCGAGGGTACGTGAACACCGGGATCTGCATCGAGGGGATGGGGATCCACTTCGTCGACTTCGGCGCGATCGACGGCATGGTCGATCCTCTTCGCCCGGAGGTGCTCGTCTTCGAGCCGAAGCCGCACGGCCGGCTGCAGCTGGTCGCGGTGGAGTACATGGCGCTCGGAGCCGCCTCGCCGACCGTCTTCGGCAGGACGATGGAGGAGTCGCACCTCCCCTTCGCGGACTCGGAGCTGCA from Longimicrobiaceae bacterium harbors:
- a CDS encoding DUF389 domain-containing protein codes for the protein MQKTIQVTVPPEQTDEIVALLRKQDGLIGLQLQRGISLHPPGDTVTAVVSTPTLNRVLRLLQERRIGSGDDSSIVTSEPASVISPPVRATMSTEPSDQSWEEIETEMAKESNMTPNALLLMGIAGGIAAAGIATDTLHLVVGAMIVAPGFEPITRVSFGIVTRNTRWRHALLHAVQGYAVLVAGAVAASLLLLAFGVTVSGESTYLAAGELLSYWSSVSPAGVLVSALAGAAGAILIASGRSVLTAGVLVSLALIPSATLMGMALVGWDLSLLGRAGLRWLVDVVLVGVMAFPVFAWHSTRLDRRTSML
- a CDS encoding helix-turn-helix transcriptional regulator, which produces MTQAVRLTTRAERETLRSIRRACYAGLDSLTLRQEVGMRAAAIVPSEAYALMATDPETGLFTHGWGERLSDSFVQSYVTRVYPDEVVEFIDFARSGGVVSTENSDPFLEVLRADGLEHALHAVLAVEGGIYGSWCMFREAGSRTFAEPETRFMQAIAPHVARGLQAAAATEAALRDAATADVAAPGVLVLDARSRIVLRSGPAAEQLADLADVGMRTEAHPYALVSLLTRLAAAHARPEGPLGAELRAQGRSGRWYVLRASLAEPDASGESARVVVIEPAAPRDASPFLSQAYGLTPREREVLLLVVRGESTKRIAARLGLSVYTVQDHLEHACEKVGVRGRKALVAKIFLDGYATPPEG
- a CDS encoding ester cyclase, which produces MAEEQNQEIARRAYRAASEGFRSGDFSGLDEVIAPDVRDHDPDPGQGEGREGLKAFFAELARAFPGLEVVVDDLIAEGDRVAARVRFRGTHSGDFQGIAASGRPVEMRVVDVLRIRDGKIVERWGVGDQLGLMQQLGAVPA